In Methylomonas sp. MK1, the following are encoded in one genomic region:
- the cysM gene encoding cysteine synthase CysM, whose product MNFPTIESFVGNTPLVRLQRLPVGGGNTILVKLEGNNPAGSVKDRPALSMIQHAEARGEIKPGDRLIEATSGNTGIALAMAAAIKGYKMTLIMPDNMSSERIASMKAYGAEIILTPAKGSMEGAIDLARAMEARGEGRILDQFANPDNPLAHYEGTGPEIWRDTQGQITHFVSSMGTTGTIMGTSRYLKEQNQDIQIVGVQPEGDSKIPGIRRWPKEYLPKIFESVRVDSIIEVNQLNAENTTRALAAEEGIFAGVSSGGAVYAALQLSQQVENALIVAIVCDRGDRYLSTGIFPT is encoded by the coding sequence ATGAACTTCCCAACCATAGAATCTTTTGTCGGAAATACGCCATTGGTGCGATTGCAACGCTTGCCGGTAGGCGGCGGCAATACTATTTTGGTCAAGCTTGAAGGCAACAATCCGGCCGGTTCGGTTAAAGATCGGCCAGCGTTAAGTATGATTCAACACGCCGAAGCGCGCGGCGAGATCAAGCCCGGCGACCGCCTGATCGAAGCCACCAGCGGCAATACCGGTATTGCCTTGGCGATGGCGGCGGCGATTAAGGGTTATAAGATGACCTTGATCATGCCGGACAACATGAGCTCGGAACGCATCGCATCAATGAAAGCCTACGGCGCGGAAATCATCCTGACGCCGGCCAAAGGCAGTATGGAAGGCGCTATCGATCTGGCGCGGGCCATGGAAGCGCGCGGCGAGGGACGGATTCTGGATCAATTCGCCAACCCGGATAATCCTTTGGCGCATTACGAAGGCACGGGGCCGGAAATCTGGCGCGACACGCAGGGCCAAATTACGCATTTCGTCAGCTCCATGGGCACCACCGGCACCATTATGGGTACATCCCGGTATTTGAAAGAGCAAAATCAAGATATTCAAATCGTCGGCGTGCAGCCGGAAGGTGACTCAAAAATCCCCGGCATTCGCCGTTGGCCTAAGGAATATTTACCCAAAATATTCGAATCGGTGCGGGTGGATAGCATCATCGAAGTCAATCAGCTGAACGCGGAAAACACCACGCGAGCCTTGGCGGCGGAAGAGGGCATTTTTGCCGGCGTTTCCTCAGGCGGCGCAGTTTACGCGGCTTTGCAATTGTCACAACAAGTTGAAAATGCCCTGATCGTGGCCATTGTCTGCGATAGGGGCGACCGCTATTTATCCACTGGCATTTTTCCAACCTAA